A section of the Papio anubis isolate 15944 chromosome 16, Panubis1.0, whole genome shotgun sequence genome encodes:
- the LOC103888238 gene encoding uncharacterized protein LOC103888238 yields MEILDEFDCEVPQSETFCQQISEEDLERQADTTLSARCAASSTASTATRRWRRGWCNWNSVGSSFLRAKCAGGAEPLQQHGRPGDARAGGAAEAEHTPRAPLLPGHQEEEKEAKTEETRTHPLTGPVDLPMPATDPTATSATATTMVSVVTPSPPVYTMPRVLGPFPPLPCKSVSGSLPHSRQSWVPPAQNNPRGSPGPVAVALSPLLLSSRPLFADKVLMDKADKRGLPWLRRWVRLKAPRGSTFLTLGKQGSPRRTRQDPGAPKGQVENQRAPPTSPAPVLPLPVGMAPHAILCLQCTGLEPGWCLAPGRCRGMLTRGSQGNGAWACCFQPHRRNRSLQG; encoded by the exons ATGGAGATCCTAGACGAGTTCGACTGCGAGGTCCCGCAGAGCGAAACCTTCTGCCAGCAAATCTCCGAGGAAGACTTGGAGAGGCAGGCGGACACCACACTGAGCGCGCGCTGCGCCGCCTCTTCCACCGCCTCGACCGCAACCCGTCGCTGGCGGAGAGGGTGGTGCAATTGGAACAGCGTGGGCTCCTCTTTTCTCCGG GCGAAGTGTGCAGGGGGAGCTGAACCATTGCAACAGCACGGGCGCCCTGGAGATGCACGAGCGGGTGGAGCAGCTGAAGCAGAGCATACACCGCGTGCACCTCTACTCCCGGG ACAccaagaagaggagaaggaagccaAGACAGAAGAAACCAGAACCCATCCTCTTACAGGACCAGTCGACCTCCCCATGCCTGCCACCGAccccactgccacctctgccactgccaccaccatgGTCTCCGTGGTGACCCCGTCACCCCCTGTCTATACTATGCCTAGGGTCCTTGGTCCCTTCCCTCCACTGCCCTGCAAGTCAGTCAGTGGGAGCCTCCCCCACTCCAGGCAGTCCTGGGTGCCCCCTGCTCAGAACAATCCCAGGGGCTCTCCTGGGCCTGTAGCTGTGGCTCTCAGCCCTCTGCTTTTAAGCAGCAGACCCCTCTTTGCAGACAAGGTCTTGATGGATAAAGCAGATAAACGGGGTTTGCCCTGGTTAAGGCGTTGGGTGAGGTTGAAGGCACCAAGGGGCTCCACCTTCTTGACTTTAGGCAAGCAAGGCAGCCCCAGGCGCACCAGACAGGATCCTGGGGCTCCCAAAGGACAGGTGGAAAACCAGAGGGCCCCTCCCACATCTCCAGCACCAGTCCTGCCTCTCCCTGTGGGCATGGCTCCCCACGCTATCCTCTGCCTGCAGTGTACTGGGTTAGAGCCAGGATGGTGTTTGGCCCCAGGGAGGTGCAGAGGCATGCTTACCAGGGGAAGCCAGGGCAATGGAGCTTGGGCGTGCTGTTTCCAGCCACATAGGAGAAATAGAAGCCTCCAGGGTTGA